Sequence from the Candidatus Binatia bacterium genome:
AGTCCCGTCCGGCGGCCGACTTCGAAACCGTGCTCGGATACGATAGCGACATGCATCAATGGGTGACGGTCACGTTCATCTCCGACGGCGGCTACGGCATCGATCGAAGCGCGAGCCCGGCGAGCGCGTTCACGCAGTCGTGGGTGAACGCTTACCCGGCCGATCCCAAGTTCCATCCTTCGGTCACGCTTACGATGATGAAAAATCGGTACACCGTAGACGCGAGTTACACGGAAAAAGGACGCCGCGTCTCGTTCCACTGGGATTGCAGAAAGCAATCGCCGTGAAGGATCGCGGCGCAAGACCGATGGTCGCACTCCTTCGCTTAACCCTGCTGACTTGTACGTTCCTTACCATCGGATGCGCGACGCCCTCGAATGCGACCGACGAAAAGGACGTTCTGCTCGGCGTCGACCGGCAGTGGTCTGCAGTCGCGTCGCAAGGCAAGGACGCCGTGCGAATCGTCTCCTACTGGAGCGACGATGCGACGATTCTCTCGCCGGGCGCGGCGCCGGTGCGCGGAAAAGCCGCGATTCGAGCGTTCGTCTTACGGAGTCTTGCGACTCCGGGCTTTCACATCAGTTGGCGCCCCAGCCAAGCCTCGATAAGCCGCGACGGATCGCTCGGATATACGATGGGAGAG
This genomic interval carries:
- a CDS encoding DUF4440 domain-containing protein, producing MVALLRLTLLTCTFLTIGCATPSNATDEKDVLLGVDRQWSAVASQGKDAVRIVSYWSDDATILSPGAAPVRGKAAIRAFVLRSLATPGFHISWRPSQASISRDGSLGYTMGENFLTFPGTGGKLIRASGRYVTIWRRTPGGAWKCVVDTWNSR